A region from the Salicibibacter cibarius genome encodes:
- a CDS encoding 3-keto-5-aminohexanoate cleavage protein has translation MAKTIITAAVTGAGETTEKSPHVPITPKEIADAAIESAKAGAAIVHIHVRNPETGRLSHDPKLFQEVVDRIRDSEIDVVINITAGGGGDFVPDLDNPTQGGAGTDIQTPEERHEPVGKLFPEICTLDCGSINFGDQVYLGPAGWLREHATLIQQSGVKPELEIFDTGQLRLANQLYYDGLIDGNPMYQFCLGIPWGAAADVETITYMRDRIVDGASWSAFGIGRMQLPMVAQAALLGGNVRVGLEDNLYLEKGVLGTNAQLVDKAVDILQGVNVEPMTPREARETLQLRTFKN, from the coding sequence ATGGCCAAAACGATTATTACGGCAGCAGTGACTGGGGCAGGGGAGACGACTGAGAAAAGCCCGCACGTTCCAATCACGCCAAAGGAGATTGCGGACGCAGCCATCGAATCAGCAAAAGCAGGCGCAGCAATCGTTCATATTCATGTGCGTAATCCCGAAACGGGAAGATTGAGTCATGATCCAAAGCTATTTCAGGAGGTTGTAGATCGCATTCGTGATTCAGAGATTGATGTGGTCATTAATATAACAGCGGGCGGCGGAGGGGACTTTGTGCCTGATTTAGATAACCCAACCCAAGGGGGTGCTGGAACTGATATCCAAACCCCGGAAGAACGTCATGAACCTGTGGGGAAATTATTCCCGGAAATATGCACGCTCGACTGTGGCAGTATCAATTTCGGTGATCAAGTGTACCTGGGTCCAGCCGGTTGGTTGCGTGAACATGCAACGCTTATCCAACAAAGTGGCGTAAAACCCGAGCTGGAGATATTTGATACAGGACAGCTGCGTTTGGCTAATCAGCTCTATTATGATGGATTAATTGATGGAAATCCAATGTACCAGTTCTGCTTGGGTATACCTTGGGGAGCTGCGGCAGATGTCGAAACCATAACCTATATGCGAGACCGAATCGTTGATGGGGCAAGTTGGTCCGCTTTTGGCATCGGTCGTATGCAATTGCCGATGGTGGCTCAGGCCGCGCTACTTGGTGGAAATGTCCGCGTGGGTTTGGAAGATAACTTGTATCTTGAAAAAGGGGTACTTGGTACAAATGCTCAGTTGGTGGACAAGGCTGTCGATATTCTTCAAGGCGTTAATGTCGAGCCTATGACTCCTCGGGAAGCTCGTGAAACCTTACAACTTCGGACGTTTAAAAATTAA
- a CDS encoding DUF2437 domain-containing protein: MDVPFVGYIGASPIHGLPTINGEFLSITTRLFHRISSGRIKEIEGDIYDRWEYTDRSFSQEDVQLLSPRVPNQIIGIAQTL, from the coding sequence ATGGACGTCCCATTCGTTGGGTATATAGGGGCTTCACCCATTCATGGACTACCGACCATAAATGGTGAATTCCTGTCTATCACGACTCGACTTTTTCACCGGATTTCTAGTGGGAGGATTAAAGAAATAGAGGGAGATATTTACGATCGATGGGAATATACGGATCGAAGTTTCAGCCAAGAAGATGTTCAGCTACTTTCTCCGAGAGTTCCAAATCAAATAATTGGCATTGCGCAAACTTTGTAG